Proteins encoded by one window of Vigna radiata var. radiata cultivar VC1973A chromosome 5, Vradiata_ver6, whole genome shotgun sequence:
- the LOC106759929 gene encoding uncharacterized protein LOC106759929, whose product MTTSSATSTFFFSSPPLSLNPHSHRSLLPFKLKPLSISHSSFLLRTPSRSTHNPFLTRAEDDDGDSAGPDHYEMEEDEMEELDNKKDFDIEYDPLLPVVAAVDEDITIVESGSFVSTQGWNSETVVDYKINEEEFHKISLVDCDFFIRKPPDPDNDVYDFREMYVTPPDTDVYSIPRVLAPMPQKYIRCAQSDYGSYNVTEPPIDAPRDPLYKTEREILKVYLTKHYKNRRLGDPEFVLDFEEIYVIDSKTKSITRAKVLVTAPGGRTRDRRSDLLVISDRGSSFKIIHASEKEDPTTVIEKQEWETSRAEMERHLKKLRDFSISNWF is encoded by the exons atgACTACTTCTTCCGCTACCTccaccttcttcttctcttcgccGCCACTCTCTCTCAATCCCCATTCACATCGCTCTCTCCTTCCCTTCAAACTCAAACCACTCTCTATTTCCCACTCCTCTTTTCTCCTTCGCACGCCTTCCAGGTCTACCCACAACCCTTTCCTGACTCGTGCCGAGGACGATGACGGTGACTCTGCCGGCCCCGACCACTACGAGATGGAGGAGGATGAAATGGAGGAGCTCGATAACAAGAAGGACTTCGACATCGAGTACGATCCCCTCCTCCCTGTCGTCGCCGCTGTCGACGAGGACATTACCATCGTCGAGAGTGGCAGCTTCGTCTCCACGCAGGGCTGGAACTCCGAAACCGTCGTCGACTACAAAATCAACGAGGAGGAATTCCACAAGATCAGCCTCGTTGATTGCGACTTTTTCATCCGCAAGCCCCCCGACCCCGACAACGACGTCTACGATTTCAGAGAG ATGTATGTCACTCCTCCAGATACAGATGTTTATTCAATTCCCAGGGTTCTCGCTCCAATGCCCCAGAAG TACATTAGATGTGCCCAGAGTGATTATGGAAGCTACAATGTGACAGAGCCACCTATTGATGCGCCTCGAGATCCTTTATATAAAACTGAGAGGGAGATCCTGAAG GTATACTTGACAAAACACTACAAAAATCGGAGGCTGGGTGATCCTGAGTTTGTGCTGgattttgaagagatttatgtTATTGATTCCAAAACCAAGTCAATTACCAGAGCTAAAGTTTtg GTAACAGCTCCAGGAGGGAGAACAAGAGATAGAAGGAGCGACTTACTTGTTATATCTGATCGTGGGAGCTCGTTCAAGATAATACATGCG AGTGAAAAAGAGGATCCAACGACAGTCATAGAAAAGCAAGAGTGGGAGACTAGCAGAGCAGAAATGGAGAGACATCTTAAAAAGCTAAGAGACTTCAGCATTTCCAACTGGTTTTGA